The Glycine soja cultivar W05 chromosome 8, ASM419377v2, whole genome shotgun sequence genome has a window encoding:
- the LOC114422599 gene encoding aspartyl protease family protein At5g10770-like has translation MPMAPPILLPFFLSFLSLCLLINANGVMRSFQEKKIFNVQTLQNKHQLGNQACLLPESRKEKGAIVLEMKDRGHCSEKKIDWNRRLQKQLILDDLRVRSMQNRIRRVASTHNVEASQTQIPLSSGINLQTLNYIVTMGLGSKNMTVIIDTGSDLTWVQCEPCMSCYNQQGPIFKPSTSSSYQSVSCNSSTCQSLQFATGNTGACGSSNPSTCNYVVNYGDGSYTNGELGVEALSFGGVSVSDFVFGCGRNNKGLFGGVSGLMGLGRSYLSLVSQTNATFGGVFSYCLPTTEAGSSGSLVMGNESSVFKNANPITYTRMLSNPQLSNFYILNLTGIDVGGVALKAPLSFGNGGILIDSGTVITRLPSSVYKALKAEFLKKFTGFPSAPGFSILDTCFNLTGYDEVSIPTISLRFEGNAQLNVDATGTFYVVKEDASQVCLALASLSDAYDTAIIGNYQQRNQRVIYDTKQSKVGFAEEPCSFA, from the exons ATGCCTATGGCACCGCCAATATTGTTGCCATTCTTTCTGtcctttctttctctctgcCTCCTCATCAATGCAAACGGAGTGATGCGTTCTTTTCAAGAGAAGAAGATATTCAACGTGCAAACGTTGCAGAACAAACACCAACTTGGTAACCAGGCTTGCCTCCTCCCGGAATCAA GAAAGGAGAAAGGTGCTATTGTACTGGAAATGAAGGACAGAGGACATTGCTCAGAGAAGAAAATTGATTGGAACAGAAGGCTTCAGAAGCAGCTTATATTAGATGATCTTCGCGTTCGTTCAATGCAAAACAGGATTCGAAGAGTAGCCTCCACCCATAATGTAGAAGCTTCACAAACCCAAATTCCATTATCTTCTGGTATAAACTTGCAAACCTTAAACTACATAGTGACAATGGGATTGGGTAGCAAGAATATGACTGTGATAATTGACACTGGAAGCGACTTGACATGGGTCCAATGTGAGCCTTGCATGTCATGTTATAATCAACAAGGACCAATATTCAAACCTTCTACCTCCTCTTCCTATCAATCAGTTTCATGCAATTCATCAACCTGCCAATCTCTTCAATTTGCCACAGGAAACACAGGAGCCTGTGGAAGTAGTAATCCATCAACTTGTAACTATGTGGTTAACTATGGTGATGGATCTTACACTAATGGTGAGCTAGGTGTTGAAGCACTTAGTTTTGGAGGTGTTTCAGTGAGTGATTTTGTATTTGGTTGTGGTAGGAACAACAAAGGTCTATTTGGAGGAGTCTCTGGCCTTATGGGGTTGGGAAGAAGTTACCTCTCATTGGTATCTCAAACTAATGCCACATTTGGAGGAGTTTTCTCATACTGCTTACCAACAACAGAAGCTGGTTCTTCTGGGTCATTAGTTATGGGTAATGAGTCTTCAGTTTTCAAGAACGCTAATCCCATCACTTACACCAGAATGCTTTCAAATCCACAGCTTTCCAACTTCTATATTCTCAATCTCACTGGCATAGATGTTGGTGGTGTGGCTTTGAAGGCCCCATTAAGCTTTGGCAATGGTGGGATTTTGATTGATTCTGGCACTGTGATCACAAGACTGCCCTCATCTGTGTACAAGGCTTTGAAGGCAGAGTTCTTGAAAAAGTTCACGGGTTTCCCTTCAGCACCAGGGTTTTCAATTTTGGACACTTGTTTCAATCTCACTGGGTATGATGAAGTGAGCATACCTACCATAAGTTTGCGTTTTGAGGGCAATGCTCAGCTAAACGTGGATGCAACTGGCACATTCTACGTTGTGAAAGAGGATGCTTCGCAAGTTTGCTTGGCACTTGCAAGTCTTTCTGATGCATATGACACTGCTATTATTGGGAATTATCAGCAAAGGAACCAAAGGGTAATATATGACACCAAACAGTCCAAAGTGGGATTTGCTGAGGAGCCATGCAGTTTCGCTTGA